A genomic window from Candidatus Tanganyikabacteria bacterium includes:
- a CDS encoding AMP-binding protein, translating into MQADPGLFHTILNRWRRSTEGVPGRAPITLLDEEGPRALAGPALLDLVRQRAAALKDLGVEPGHRVGLALPTSEAFIGSLFGAWWLGAAAVPLAPLSDRQDAAHEVARLARPFSSVGARAVVTTPRAARLLLAEGLPAVAPDFDAAPGATLGGVPGTGTTAAGPSGADLAVVQFSSGSTGHPKGVCLSHGNVLANIRAIGEVLRPSYGDVGVAWLPLHHDMGLIGCLLWTQYNGIPVVLMPPEVFIRMPARWLAAMSEFRATLTSAPNFAYQLCATLHDNHVRDLDLSSLRA; encoded by the coding sequence GTGCAAGCAGACCCCGGCCTGTTCCACACCATCCTTAATCGCTGGCGCCGCTCGACCGAGGGCGTTCCGGGCAGGGCGCCCATCACGCTGCTCGACGAGGAAGGGCCGCGGGCCCTGGCCGGTCCGGCCTTGCTCGATCTCGTGCGGCAACGCGCGGCCGCCCTGAAAGATCTGGGCGTAGAACCCGGCCACCGCGTCGGTCTTGCGCTTCCGACCTCGGAGGCCTTCATCGGCTCGTTGTTCGGCGCCTGGTGGCTGGGAGCGGCCGCGGTGCCCCTCGCGCCGCTCTCGGACCGCCAAGACGCAGCCCACGAGGTAGCCCGCCTGGCCCGACCCTTCTCCTCCGTGGGCGCGAGGGCCGTCGTGACGACACCCCGGGCCGCGCGTTTGCTCCTCGCCGAGGGCCTGCCCGCGGTGGCTCCCGACTTCGATGCCGCGCCTGGCGCCACGCTCGGCGGCGTGCCAGGCACCGGGACGACTGCGGCCGGACCTTCCGGCGCCGACCTGGCCGTCGTGCAATTCTCGTCCGGATCCACCGGCCACCCCAAGGGCGTCTGTCTGTCGCATGGCAACGTGCTAGCCAACATCCGCGCCATCGGCGAGGTCCTGCGGCCTTCGTACGGCGACGTCGGCGTGGCCTGGTTGCCGCTGCACCACGACATGGGGCTCATCGGCTGCCTGCTGTGGACGCAGTACAACGGCATCCCGGTCGTGCTCATGCCGCCCGAGGTCTTCATTCGCATGCCCGCGCGTTGGTTGGCGGCCATGTCCGAGTTCCGCGCCACGCTCACCAGCGCGCCCAACTTCGCGTATCAGCTTTGCGCCACGCTCCACGACAACCACGTGCGCGATCTCGACCTGTCGAGCCTGCGCGC